GGGCTTTCGCTTGCGGAGACCAGACTCCTCGTCGATGACCTGATGCTTGCGGGAGTCGAGCCGATTCTCCGCATCAGTCGCGTGCCTGCATCGCTCGCGCCGCTGTGGCACCTGGAGCAGGATGATCCCGCAGGTGTCTTTCTCCGAGAGGACGATGCGTGGCGCGAGGTCTATGGTGCGTGGTTCGAGCGCTTCGGGCATCTCGTCTCGCGTTGGATGGTCGCTGGCAGCGACGCGGGGCGATCGACGATCGTGACGACGCTCGATGGATTGGTTCCCGGCTTTGAAGAGATCAGCTCGACACTGCGCGTGGTGGACACCACCGGTGATGGGGCGCGCACCACCGCCGACTTGACGGCCCTCGAGCTCATCCGCCACTGGCAGGAGGGCGCGTCGATGATCGCCGTGCGTGGCGCGCTCGATCCCGAGCCCGCTGCAGCGGCGCTGGCGCTCCGTGGTCTGACGAGCGCCGCACGGGGTGTGCGCTCGGTGGCCACGCTCGATGCGGGAAGTGATCTTGAGTGCCTGCTCCTCTCATCCGACGAAGCGGCCCGGGTCCTTGCCTGGCGACGCGACGGCGGCGCCGCGCGAGCGCTCTCACTGCCCTTCGACGGGGGCGTTCTCGCGGCGCGGGATGCGCTTGGCGTGCCCATGCCGCTTGAGCGTCGCCAGGGGGCCGTCGAGGCAGTCATCGGCTCGACGCCAGTGATCATCGACGGCGTGGATCCACTCCTCGGTGCGTTCCTTTCGAAGCTGCGCTTTGAGCCCGCAGCACTCGAGGGGTCGACCGCGGAGCAGCGTCTTGCCGTGCGTCTCGTGAATCCATGGGATGTGACGATGGAGGGCACGCTTCGCTTCGTCGCGCCGGTCGACTGGTCGTTCATTCCGCGCATGCGACGCTTCTCGCTGCCGCCGGGAGCATCGGGTGAGGTCATCGTGAGTGTGACCCTCCCGCGCACGCAGCCATCCGGCGCGACGCGCGTTGGTATCGAGCTCGAGTTCACGGCCGATCGCGGTCATGCGCTGCGCGTTGATCCGCCGGTCGCGATCGAGGTTCGCGACTTCACCTGCGAGGCCCTCCTGCGTCCCATCACCCTTGCCGATGGTCGCCCCGGCGCCGTCGTCGACCTGGTCCTCGTCAATCGCTCCGATCGCCCTCTCGAACTGGAGTCGATCCTCTCGACCACCTCGGGCACGGCGCGGCGCGATGGTCCGATCCGACTCGAGCCCGGTGCGCGGGCGAAGCGCAGCGTGCGCCTCGATGAGCCGATCTCCGGCGCCATCCTGCTCTCGGTCAATCAGACCAACGGCCCGCTGCGTCTTGTGCGCGTGCTGCGATAGCTACCACGGCTGACCCGAGGGCGCTCGCCCGGCGATGGCCACCGCCGCCAGCCGTCGAATGCGCCACTGACCGTCGGCACCCGGCACGACTTCGATGAGCCATGTACTCGGCACCGGCCCGAAACTCGAGGCAGTGGTCGTGATGCAACCGAACTCGGCGACGGCGCCGCCGGTCACGGGGCCGGCGCGCAGCCGCGTGACGCTGTTGGACTCGATCCGATGTTGACGACCCAGAGACTCGATGCCCTGATCGATGATCCGCCACTCGAGTCCGATTGAGGTGAGCGAACCGAAGTGAATGGACGCGTCTTCCTCGAAGAGCGCCCGCATGGCGTTGAGATTGGCGGTCTCCGCGGCCTCGATCAACTCGTTCGCCACGCGACGGGCATGCTCCGCCGGCGTCGTGACCAGGGTGGCGGTGATGAAGATGACCACGCCGGCCGCGACGCACCCCGCCGCGCCGAGCAGGAGCCGTCGATCCTCTCGATCGATGGCGAATCGAAGCAAAGCTACGGCGGCAACTGCCAGAATGATGACCGCAGGCCACGGATTCTCAAGCAGGTAGCGCGTGAAGAAGCCTGGATCGGGAGCGGAGGTCACCCCCAAACCGTAGCAGGCGGCGGCGGCCTTCGGCGTCCCCTTCATGGAAGCGGGGGAGTATCGTCACCGCTGATGGAGTCCGCCGACACCACCCTTCAGGAAGCGCGCCGGGCCATGGCCGCGCTTCTGGGTCGGAGCGCCGGTTCACTCCCGCGCGTTCCCGGAGTCCTGCTGGGCGCCGGCCCCTCGCTCTCGTGCGTGCTGCCCGCGCTTGAAGCTCCGATCAAGGCGAGGCATGCGCTCGCCCTCGCGGCGCCATCGGTGGCCGACGCACTCCATCGCCGGCGCCTCCCCATCCTGACGCTCGCGCGACTGGCCGAAGCTCCGTGGTCGGTTCGGGGCGCTCTGACGCTTGAAGCGCTCGGTTGCAATCCGATCATCCTTGCCGGCTTCGATCTCGCCTTCACCGACGGGCTCTTCTGCGCCGCGGAGCACGAACTTCATCGCGAGTGGGCTTGTGAATTGGGTCCCTTCCGGACCATCGAGAACCTCCACACGGCGGCCGTGCTCTCCGCGGGAGTCGTTGAGGATACGGCTCGCACTCCCGATGGCACACGGAGCACTCGACGGCTGCGCGCCGAACGCAGCGCCCTCGATCGCCTCATCGAGTCCCTTCGCGGATCGGGACGCGAGGTGATCGAGATCGACCCGCACGCGGCCCGGCATGCGGCGACGATCAAGAAGATCGTGACGACGCGTCTCGTGGAGCGACAGCCGATCGAGTTGCCGCAGATCGCAGCAATGCAAGTCTCCGGTGATGCACTTTCGGTGGAGTCGAGATTTGGAACCGGTGCGAGTCTTGCAGATCTGCAGCATGAGTACGCCGGAGCGCAGGTATCGCGAAGGGAGCCATTGTCTTCCACCGCAACCAGCGGCCCCCTCACCGTCGAGGTGCGCGCCATGCCTCGTTTGGCCGCCGTGATTGCCTGTGACCCGGAGCGTGGTGGAACGGGTGTTCCCCGCCACCTCGACTCGGAGTTCGCAGGACGCACGGTGCTCTCAGCGACACTGGAGCGCCTCGGTCGCGTAGAAGGGGTGGAGCGGATCATCCTGCTGGTACCGACGGATTTCGACCCCCGCCCGCTCTTTGATCCTCGGCGCATCTCGCTCCCGGTCGAGGTCGAAGCCTGTGGTCGGTCGCCCTACCCCGAGGAGATCAGCGTCATCCGGACGGCGCGTCTCTGGGCCGACTCCGCGTGGCGCGGTGGAGTCAACGGTGCATGTGTCTGGGACGAAGTGGTCGCACCCGCCGCAACCTGTGCGGCGCTCGAGCGGCGCGGCCTCGATGCGGCGCTCATCTGTGGACCAGATTGGCCCGTCATCATGATCGACGGTCTTGGTGGCGCCGACGAGGTGGTCGCGCGCTATCGCTCGGCGATGGGCGAGCTCGACATGACCTATGCGCCGGCGCCGCCAGGGCTTGGTGCGTGTGTCGTCGGGCGGCCTCTGCTTGAGGCGCTCGCGTTGCGACGGGGCCCGCGGCTCCTCGGCGAGCGCATCGATCGCGAGCCGATCACGCGCGAGGACCCGTCGGCGGTGCTGCCCGTCGATCGCATTCGGCGCAGCATGGTGCGCGCGGTGCTCGACTCGATGCGCGCCAAGCTCCGGATGCGAAGGGGCATCGAACCCATCGTGGTCGACGGAGCTTCAGGCGAGACGATCGATCACATCGGCGGGTGGTCCGTCGTCGAGGCGCTCGAGCACCAGTTCTTCAACCTGCCTCCCGCCTTCGTTCCGCAGCATCTCATCATCGAGCTCAACACGGGCCGCCGCGCCTCCGGGTCATTCAGTCCCCACCGGGTCGGGAGCATCCAGCGCCCGCCGATGACCGAGCGCCTGCTTGAAGCGATCCTCGATGAGGTCGCGGCGCCGCGCGATGTGGTCATCACCTTCGGTCATGTCGGCGATCCCCTCTGGCACCCCGAGTTGCCGAAGTTCATCCGCATGGCCCACTGGGCCGGGGCTCGGGCGGTGCATGTGCGAACGGAACTGCTTGCCGATCAGCCGCGCATCGAGGCGATGCTCGCGGCGGGGCCGGATGTCATCAGCATCGATCTGCACGCCTGCACATCACCGGCGTACCGCGCGCTCATGGGTGCACATCCGCTGGAGCGGGTGCTGGCCAACATCGAGTCGATGCTGGCTCGCCTGGGGTCTGCCGACCCCGCCCTTCGCCTTCCTCTGATCGTGCCGCGACTTCAGAGGCGCGGCGCGAATGTCGGCGACATCGAACGCTTCGTCATGACATGGCGTCAACGCCTGGGAACGGCCATCGTCGAGGGTATTCCCCGTTTCGCGGAGAGCCCCGAGCGCGAAGTGGACCCGCTCATTCCGGCGGAGGTCCCGCTCGAGTCGATCCGCCGCGAGGGAGCGCGGCGCATGGTTGTTCTCTCCGATGGCCGGGTGCCGCTGAGTGAACTCGACCTCGTCGCGGAGCAGACGATCGCGTCGATTCAGCGCGGCGGCGTCTTCGAGGTGTGGCGGGATGTGATGAGCCGACGACGGCAGCGAGGTCGGGATCCGACGAAGATTCCCAATGACTTGCGCTGCTGGCAGCCCTAGCGGATCTCGGCCGGGCCGAACGGGCCTACGATCTTCGCAATGGCGGATGTGATCACCGTCGACTTCGACCGACCCATGCCGCTCTTTGTCCTGCCGGCAGTGGTGCTGCTGCCTCACTCGCGGCAGAGACTCCATGTTTTCGAGCCGCGCTATCGGCAGATGGTGGAACACTGCCTCGAGCGCGGACATGGCCACCTGATGCGCGCCGGACAGATTGCGCTCGCTGTGGTGCAGCCCTCGGCGATTGCAGAAGGGGCGTGGAAGGAGCCGGCGCCGCTGCGCGACGCGGTCTGCGTCGGTCACATGGTGGAACACAACCAACTCGCGGATGGGCGACACAACATCACGCTGCACGGGATCTGCCGCGCTCGGATCCTGACTGTTGATGAACCCGGCGATGAGCGCCTCTATCGCCAGGCGGTGTTGAGGCCGCTCGAACCACCGGGCCGCGCGTTCCCGCCGATGCACACCGCCCGTCGCGCGATCCGCGAGGTCATGGCGGGGCCGAGATTGCGGCGCATGAACTCGATTCGAGCGCTGCTCAACTGGATCTCGCGCGACGATCTGCCGACGCACGCCATGGTTGAAATCGTGGGCGATGCGATTGTGCGGAGCGAGTGTGATCGCTACCGGCTGCTTGAGGAGCCCGACCCCTGGGCTCGGGCGAGAATCCTGAGGGATCACCTGCTCGGTCTTGATCGACTGGTTGGAGCAGCGGACCGGCAGCGTGCGGGCGAGTGGCCCAAGGGTCTGAGCTGGAACTGAGCGCGGTCGTTCAATAATCGCCGGGCCGCTCGGGTCACTGACTTCGATCAGCGAGGCCGGGTCTTCGGATAGTGGCGCTCACGCCGCCGGGTCCTTCGCCGTCGGCTCAGGCGATTTCGGAGTCGTATCGCGCGGAGTCTCGTCCGAAGCGGGGGTGTCGTCCTGAACCGGCTCCTCGCTCGACTCCTTCCGAACAGGCGGTGCGCCGGGCGTCCACCCAGCCTTGGCGAGCGCTTGATTCCACTCGGCAATTCGTCGCTCGTATCGCTCATAGAGCGGCGTCGGGTCCCCGATGATCTCGATCTTCAGGATGCGATCGCTCTCCTCGAGCGCATCGACGACGCGCTGTCCGTCGGTGACGGTCCCGAAGAGCGGGACATCGAGATTCCACGATGGCTGCTCCTTGACGGTGATGGCGAACTGGGTCGGCATCGCGTTCGCCTTCTCCGCGCGCCCCATACCGACTCGACCCGCTCGGTCGTACTTGTACTTGCCGGAGAACTCGCGTCGAATCCGATAGCCGGGGTCAAAGCCCTCCCACGGCGAGCCCATCAAGCGGAAGACGCGCGCTCTCGAGTTGATCGGCGCACCATCGAAGAAGTGGTTCGACGCCAGGTGACAGAAGTTCGTCACGGTGACCGGCGCCGCGTCGGGGTGGAGTTCGAAGGTGATCGGGCCCTTCGTGGTCGTCACCGTCGCGGAAAGTTTCGGAAGTTCGTGGGTGTCCGCCTGCGGTGCCGGCGCGCTGTCCGCAGGGCGCTCCGGCGCAGTCGGCGTCGCGGCCTGACGCGGCGCGGCGCCGAGCAGGAATGGCGAAGCCAGCAGCGGCGTGACAACGAGCGGCGTGAGGTTGCGCGGGTTGAATGGCCGAAGCGCCCTCAGCGAACGGGCGAGCCACGAGGAACGACGGGACACTGGGGCATGGAGACGAGTCACTGCATCAACCTCCTCGGGGACCGGGCCCTTCAGCGAGCCACGGCTGGGTGACGGCGCCGAACAGCCGATTCGAAGAAGATATCCTCGACCATCTGTTGTTCAGAACGGTTGATTCGCGCTCGTTGCCTTCCCGAGACACTCCATGCGGCTGGCGATCTTTGATCTTGACGGCACGCTGGCCCAGACGAGCGCCGTGGACGATGCGTGCTGGATTCGAGCGGTCGAGGAGGCTTGGGGCATCAGGGACATCTGTACGGACTGGGGGGCGTATCGCCACTCGACCGACGAAGCCATTGCCACCGAGATCATGGAGCGGCATGCCGGTCGCCCGGCGACGCGACAGGACCTCAACCGGCTTCGGGATCGCTTTGCGGCATTGATCGAGATTGAGGCGAGCGAGCGACCGGAGCGTTTCACCCCGACACCGGGAGCTGCGGCGCTTCTTCGCCTCCTGCCGTCGCATGGGTGGACTCCCGCCCTTGCCACCGGTGGCTGGCAACGGACGGCGCTCATCAAACTCCGAACGGCGAGGATCGACGCGGAGGACCTGCCCGCCGCGTTTGCCGACGACGCGCAGCCCCGCGAGGAGATCATCGATCTCGCCGCCCGTCGGGCCATGGCCGGCGTGGCCGCGGGAATCGCCACCCCGACGATCGTCTACATCGGTGACGGGGTCTGGGATGTGACAGCCGCGCACCGTCGCGGGTATGGTTTCATCGGCGTGGCGCGGGAACCCCGAGCCACGCAGCTCCGTGCAGCAGGCGCTGACACGGTGCTGCCTGACCTTGCCGACGCCGAGCGCGTGCTCGCGTCGCTCAATCAGCGCTCCGCGCGCACTTCTTCTTGAGGACCATGGCCATGGACATGACAGGCGGCTCGACTCTGATTGCTCAGGCGGTCCTTGGCGGCATCCTCGGCGCCGTTCTCTGTGTCGGTGGATTGGTCATCGTTGGACTGGTGCTCTGGGTGATCTCCATCTACAACCAGTTGGCTCGTCTGCGCATCGCAGGGCAGGGTGCCTTCGCCGACATCGATGTGCAGCTCCGTCGACGACATGACCTCATTCCCAATCTTGTCGAGACGGTGAAGGGTTACGCCACGCACGAACGAGAGACGCTCGATGCCGTCATCTCCGCACGGGCAAAGGCGACGAGCGCCACGGTCATTTCCGACAAGATCGCCGCCGAGGGGCAGCTCACGCAGGCGCTCGGTCGACTGATGGCGGTCGCCGAGGCGTACCCCGATCTCAAGGCGAATCAGAACTTCCTTCAGCTTCAGGGTGAGCTCGGCAGCACGGAGAACATGATCGCGCGGTCGCGCAGCGGCTACAACTCC
The Phycisphaeraceae bacterium genome window above contains:
- a CDS encoding HAD family hydrolase, whose product is MRLAIFDLDGTLAQTSAVDDACWIRAVEEAWGIRDICTDWGAYRHSTDEAIATEIMERHAGRPATRQDLNRLRDRFAALIEIEASERPERFTPTPGAAALLRLLPSHGWTPALATGGWQRTALIKLRTARIDAEDLPAAFADDAQPREEIIDLAARRAMAGVAAGIATPTIVYIGDGVWDVTAAHRRGYGFIGVAREPRATQLRAAGADTVLPDLADAERVLASLNQRSARTSS
- a CDS encoding peptidylprolyl isomerase; its protein translation is MSRRSSWLARSLRALRPFNPRNLTPLVVTPLLASPFLLGAAPRQAATPTAPERPADSAPAPQADTHELPKLSATVTTTKGPITFELHPDAAPVTVTNFCHLASNHFFDGAPINSRARVFRLMGSPWEGFDPGYRIRREFSGKYKYDRAGRVGMGRAEKANAMPTQFAITVKEQPSWNLDVPLFGTVTDGQRVVDALEESDRILKIEIIGDPTPLYERYERRIAEWNQALAKAGWTPGAPPVRKESSEEPVQDDTPASDETPRDTTPKSPEPTAKDPAA
- a CDS encoding LON peptidase substrate-binding domain-containing protein, with the translated sequence MADVITVDFDRPMPLFVLPAVVLLPHSRQRLHVFEPRYRQMVEHCLERGHGHLMRAGQIALAVVQPSAIAEGAWKEPAPLRDAVCVGHMVEHNQLADGRHNITLHGICRARILTVDEPGDERLYRQAVLRPLEPPGRAFPPMHTARRAIREVMAGPRLRRMNSIRALLNWISRDDLPTHAMVEIVGDAIVRSECDRYRLLEEPDPWARARILRDHLLGLDRLVGAADRQRAGEWPKGLSWN
- a CDS encoding LemA family protein encodes the protein MTGGSTLIAQAVLGGILGAVLCVGGLVIVGLVLWVISIYNQLARLRIAGQGAFADIDVQLRRRHDLIPNLVETVKGYATHERETLDAVISARAKATSATVISDKIAAEGQLTQALGRLMAVAEAYPDLKANQNFLQLQGELGSTENMIARSRSGYNSAAGRYNDAIVVFPNNVLAGVFKFEAMPFYEEKDPAAKEAPKVKF
- a CDS encoding radical SAM protein, with the protein product MAALLGRSAGSLPRVPGVLLGAGPSLSCVLPALEAPIKARHALALAAPSVADALHRRRLPILTLARLAEAPWSVRGALTLEALGCNPIILAGFDLAFTDGLFCAAEHELHREWACELGPFRTIENLHTAAVLSAGVVEDTARTPDGTRSTRRLRAERSALDRLIESLRGSGREVIEIDPHAARHAATIKKIVTTRLVERQPIELPQIAAMQVSGDALSVESRFGTGASLADLQHEYAGAQVSRREPLSSTATSGPLTVEVRAMPRLAAVIACDPERGGTGVPRHLDSEFAGRTVLSATLERLGRVEGVERIILLVPTDFDPRPLFDPRRISLPVEVEACGRSPYPEEISVIRTARLWADSAWRGGVNGACVWDEVVAPAATCAALERRGLDAALICGPDWPVIMIDGLGGADEVVARYRSAMGELDMTYAPAPPGLGACVVGRPLLEALALRRGPRLLGERIDREPITREDPSAVLPVDRIRRSMVRAVLDSMRAKLRMRRGIEPIVVDGASGETIDHIGGWSVVEALEHQFFNLPPAFVPQHLIIELNTGRRASGSFSPHRVGSIQRPPMTERLLEAILDEVAAPRDVVITFGHVGDPLWHPELPKFIRMAHWAGARAVHVRTELLADQPRIEAMLAAGPDVISIDLHACTSPAYRALMGAHPLERVLANIESMLARLGSADPALRLPLIVPRLQRRGANVGDIERFVMTWRQRLGTAIVEGIPRFAESPEREVDPLIPAEVPLESIRREGARRMVVLSDGRVPLSELDLVAEQTIASIQRGGVFEVWRDVMSRRRQRGRDPTKIPNDLRCWQP